Sequence from the Rutidosis leptorrhynchoides isolate AG116_Rl617_1_P2 chromosome 3, CSIRO_AGI_Rlap_v1, whole genome shotgun sequence genome:
AATTTACAAGTTTTAATGCTTAGTAACAACATGTTTACTTCAATCCCTGATGATTTTTTTAATGGTATGTCTTCTTTACAATCACTTGAGATTGATAACAACCCGTTTTCTAACTGGGTCATACCCGAAAGCCTAAAAAGTGCTTCAACCCTTCAAAACTTCTCTGCTGTTAATGCTCACTTAACGGGTCAAATACCCGATTTCTTTCGCCCGGATAATTTTCCGGGTCTCGTAAACTTACATTTAGCTTTAAATGATTTGGAAGGTGAACTACCCATGAGTTTATCCGGGTCACAACTTGAATCTTTATGGGTTAATGGGCAGAAACTTAGTGGAAAGATTGATGTTATACAGAACATGACATTCTTAAAAGAGATTTGGTTACATTCGAATTCGTTTTCGGGCCCACTGCCCGATTTTTCGGGCTTAACAGAATTAGAAGCTTTAAGCCTTAGGGATAATTCATTTACTGGCATTGTTCCTGAATCTTTAATGAATCTTGATTCATTAAAGTCTGTTAATTTGACTAACAATATGCTTCAAGGACCAATGCCTAAGTTTAAGGATTCGGTTTCGGTTGATATGGCGAAAGATACTAATAACTTTTGTTTGCCCGAGCCCGGTAACTGCGATCCTCGAGTTAACACGTTGTTATTGATCGCGAAATTGATGAATTATTCCCCGAAATTAGCTATTAATTGGAAAGGGAATGATCCATGTGCAGATTGGTTTGGGATCACTTGTAACAATGGTAATATTACCATTGTTAATTTTCAAAAAATGGAGCTAACGGGTTCGATTTCACCCGAGTTTTCGTCTTTCAAATCACTTCAAAGAATCATTCTTGCTAACAACAATCTTTCTGGTACGATTCCGGAAGAGCTTACGGGTCTTCCGAATCTTACTGAATTAGATCTCGAGAATAATAATCTTTACGGAAAAGTACCCGTTTTCAAGAGTAATTTGAATGTAAACGTAAAAGGGAACCCGGATATCGGGAAAGAAAAGAGTACTAGTGATCCAAGCTCGCCCAATTCGTCTGGATCATCAAACTCGGATGGGGTTTCAGTAAATGCTAAAAAGAAGTCGAAAAGTTGGATTGGGGTTGTGTTGTTTTCGATCATTGGGGGTATTTTCGTCATGTTTTTAATTGGTTTATTGGCGTTTTTTCTTTACAAGAAGAAACAAAAGAAGTTTAGTCAAGTTCAAAGCCCTAACGCCCTTGTGGTTCACCCCCGTAACTCGGGTTCTGATAACGAGAGCGTTAAGATTACGGTTGCGGGTTCAAGTGTAAGCGTTGGTGCGCTCAGCGAAACGCATACGATCCCGACAACCGAAGGAAACGACATTCAAATGGTGGAGGCTGGAAACATGGTCATTTCGATCCAAGTTTTGAAAACGGTGACAAACAATTTCGCACACGAGAATATATTAGGTCAAGGAGGTTTTGGAACCGTTTACAAAGGCGAATTACACGATGGAACCAAGATCGCGGTTAAACGTATGGAATGTGGTGTGATCACCGATAAAGGGTTAGCTGAATTCAAGTCGGAAATTGCAGTTTTAACCAAAGTTCGACATAGGAACCTCGTTGCACTTCTTGGTTATTGTATAGATGGTAACGAGAAGCTTCTCGTTTACGAGTATATGCCCCAAGGAACTTTGAGTCGCTATTTGTTTAATTGGCCCGAAGAAGGTTTGAGCCCGTTGGAATGGACCCGACGGTTAGCCATTGCGTTGGATGTGGCTCGTGGTGTTGAGTATCTCCATGGGTTGGCTCATCAAAGTTTTATTCATAGAGACTTGAAACCTTCAAATATTCTACTTGGTGACGATATGCGAGCTAAAGTTGGAGATTTCGGCCTCGTTCGTCTTGCTCCCGAAGGAAAAGGCTCCGTTGAGACACGAATCGCAGGGACTTTTGGTTATTTAGCCCCCGAATACGCAGGTACATATTTCAAACCCttaaattacttttattattatcaagttCTGTATCGATATGGATATCGATATGGATGACAATACAAATATAGATGGCAATATAGAGTAATCAACAAAAAATAACGTTGTTTATTTTTTGTGCCGAATAGACAAACTGAATGATAAAaaatgactattttacccttaACTATATACGGAGTACTATTTTGTTCTAAATTATGAATaccattttatattttataaatacttTAATTA
This genomic interval carries:
- the LOC139896664 gene encoding receptor protein kinase TMK1, producing MKTHMGFKCSPTIFIILASIFFHGYSQTDVEVMLSLKKALNPNLKWSDPDPCKWERVVCKDEQRVVRIQIGHQNLQGTLPTSLSNLTQLERLELQWNNISGPLPTLSGLSNLQVLMLSNNMFTSIPDDFFNGMSSLQSLEIDNNPFSNWVIPESLKSASTLQNFSAVNAHLTGQIPDFFRPDNFPGLVNLHLALNDLEGELPMSLSGSQLESLWVNGQKLSGKIDVIQNMTFLKEIWLHSNSFSGPLPDFSGLTELEALSLRDNSFTGIVPESLMNLDSLKSVNLTNNMLQGPMPKFKDSVSVDMAKDTNNFCLPEPGNCDPRVNTLLLIAKLMNYSPKLAINWKGNDPCADWFGITCNNGNITIVNFQKMELTGSISPEFSSFKSLQRIILANNNLSGTIPEELTGLPNLTELDLENNNLYGKVPVFKSNLNVNVKGNPDIGKEKSTSDPSSPNSSGSSNSDGVSVNAKKKSKSWIGVVLFSIIGGIFVMFLIGLLAFFLYKKKQKKFSQVQSPNALVVHPRNSGSDNESVKITVAGSSVSVGALSETHTIPTTEGNDIQMVEAGNMVISIQVLKTVTNNFAHENILGQGGFGTVYKGELHDGTKIAVKRMECGVITDKGLAEFKSEIAVLTKVRHRNLVALLGYCIDGNEKLLVYEYMPQGTLSRYLFNWPEEGLSPLEWTRRLAIALDVARGVEYLHGLAHQSFIHRDLKPSNILLGDDMRAKVGDFGLVRLAPEGKGSVETRIAGTFGYLAPEYAVTGRVTTKVDIFSFGVILMELITGRKALDETQPEESMHLVTWFRRIHLNKHTFRKSIDQTLDLTEENLASVSKAAELAGHCCAREPYQRPDMSHAVNVLSSLVEMWKPSDETSDDPYGIDLDLSLPQALKKWQAFEGGSRTMDADASSSSFLSSLDNTQTSIPSRPFGFAESFNSLDGR